In the Streptomyces sp. BHT-5-2 genome, one interval contains:
- a CDS encoding TetR/AcrR family transcriptional regulator C-terminal domain-containing protein, with product MNQSAPPPYRRIAAVIRARVDAGELAPGDRVPSTRRITQEWGVAMATATKALVALRQEGVVRVVPGVGTVVAEPADRAGTPEAAPYMPAGAEPEGTPRGRRPREADGALTRERIVRAGIEVADAEGLRALSMRRVAAVFGVSSMALYRHVAGKDELVMLMADAAFAEVRTPDPAPADWRDRMETGARLQWALYRRHPWLAPYLSISRPQPMGRAMALIEWTMARVEGVDPVTLLHMAVTLLNHVRATAAGFEDDLEAEQHTGMDRDQWMAAMEPAYERILRSGAYPMYAKMDGVEGEAVTLDSLFEFGLARLLDGMSMVVEGRSPGRIP from the coding sequence GTGAACCAGTCCGCGCCACCGCCCTACCGACGGATCGCGGCCGTGATCCGGGCGCGCGTCGACGCCGGCGAGCTGGCGCCGGGCGACCGGGTGCCGTCGACCCGGCGGATCACCCAGGAGTGGGGCGTCGCGATGGCGACCGCCACCAAGGCACTGGTCGCGCTGCGCCAGGAGGGCGTCGTGCGGGTCGTACCGGGAGTGGGGACGGTGGTCGCCGAACCGGCCGACCGGGCGGGCACCCCCGAGGCCGCTCCATACATGCCGGCGGGCGCGGAGCCCGAGGGGACGCCGAGGGGGCGGCGGCCCCGGGAGGCCGACGGCGCGCTGACCCGTGAGCGGATCGTCCGGGCAGGGATCGAGGTCGCCGACGCGGAGGGGCTGCGCGCGCTGTCGATGCGCCGCGTGGCGGCCGTGTTCGGGGTCTCCTCGATGGCGCTCTACCGGCATGTGGCCGGCAAGGACGAGCTGGTGATGCTGATGGCGGACGCCGCGTTCGCCGAGGTGCGGACGCCGGATCCGGCGCCTGCCGACTGGCGGGACCGGATGGAGACGGGCGCCCGCCTGCAGTGGGCGCTCTACCGGCGGCACCCGTGGCTCGCCCCGTACCTGTCGATCAGCCGGCCACAGCCGATGGGGCGGGCGATGGCGCTCATCGAGTGGACCATGGCGCGGGTCGAGGGGGTGGACCCGGTGACGCTGCTGCACATGGCGGTGACGCTGTTGAACCATGTGCGCGCCACCGCCGCGGGCTTTGAGGACGACTTGGAGGCCGAGCAGCACACCGGAATGGACCGGGACCAGTGGATGGCGGCCATGGAGCCGGCCTACGAGCGCATCCTCCGGTCCGGCGCGTATCCCATGTACGCGAAGATGGACGGGGTGGAGGGGGAAGCCGTGACCCTGGACTCGCTCTTCGAATTCGGACTGGCGCGACTGCTGGACGGGATGTCGATGGTGGTGGAGGGGCGGTCGCCGGGACGGATCCCTTAG